A single window of Solidesulfovibrio sp. DNA harbors:
- a CDS encoding glycogen/starch/alpha-glucan phosphorylase — protein MPVANCPLETLDADSLSCSIRNHITHSLGKPCAEAGYRDVAMALSMTLRDRLVDKMLETRARYREARAKRMYYLSIEFLLGRCLGNNVDNMGLGGTCGELLRQWGFDLEEIREFERDPALGNGGLGRLAACFLDSLATLDMPGCGYGIHYEFGLFKQVIENDRQVERPDYWMAEGMPLQIERRDQAVIVPVYGRIEDHQGPDGGYLPLWVDWQDLLGVPYDVPIVGYGDKTVNYLRLFAARSTDNFDMKIFDQGDYIKAIHQKVYSELISKILYPSESISFGRELRLVQEYFLVFCALRDITRRFLKQNRNIEELPEFTAIQLNDTHPALAVAELMRTLVDERRIPWDRAWNVTTRTLAFTNHTLMPEALEMWPVELLGKVLPRHLQIIYEINRRFLEQVRLTSNPGDAALRRLSLIEESGGKQVRMANLAVVGSHSVNGVSRLHSELVKKVLFPDYAALWPGKFNNKTNGITPRRWLHMANPGLAALIDEAIGQAWVTDLERLRELEPLAEDAAFQQRFMAVKRANKERLAASIAKTTGTTLSPDAAFDMQAKRIHEYKRQLLNAMHVIHDYLRVTEDGYVPPAPRVYLFAGKAAPGYFEAKEIIHLICCLARVINADKRASQYIQVVFAPDYRVSLAEKLIPAADVSEQISTAGTEASGTGNMKFSLNGALTIGTLDGANIEIREHVGDENFYLFGLTTPEVERLLREGSYDPWEYYGKHPEIRRVLDALSAGRFCPEAPTTFHWIFEKLLARGEHYMHLADFMSYLETHDRLGMEYARPDVWARKAILNTARMGYFSSDRTMREYARDIWGIKPVPPK, from the coding sequence ATGCCCGTTGCCAATTGCCCGCTGGAAACCCTCGACGCCGATTCGCTGTCCTGCTCCATCCGCAACCACATCACCCATTCCCTGGGCAAGCCCTGCGCCGAGGCCGGCTACCGCGACGTGGCCATGGCCCTGTCCATGACCCTGCGCGACCGGCTGGTGGACAAGATGCTCGAAACCCGGGCCCGCTACCGCGAGGCCCGGGCCAAACGCATGTATTACCTGTCCATCGAGTTCCTGCTCGGCCGGTGCCTGGGCAACAACGTGGACAACATGGGCCTGGGCGGGACCTGCGGCGAACTGCTGCGGCAGTGGGGCTTCGATTTGGAGGAGATTCGCGAGTTCGAGCGCGACCCGGCCCTGGGCAACGGCGGCCTGGGACGGCTGGCCGCCTGCTTCCTGGACTCCCTGGCCACCCTGGACATGCCCGGCTGCGGCTACGGCATCCACTACGAATTCGGGCTGTTCAAGCAGGTCATCGAGAACGACCGCCAGGTCGAACGGCCGGACTACTGGATGGCCGAAGGCATGCCGCTGCAGATCGAACGCCGCGATCAGGCCGTCATCGTGCCCGTCTACGGCCGCATCGAGGACCACCAGGGCCCCGACGGCGGCTACCTGCCCCTGTGGGTGGACTGGCAGGACCTGCTGGGCGTGCCCTACGACGTCCCCATCGTCGGCTACGGCGACAAGACCGTCAATTACCTGCGCCTGTTCGCCGCCCGGTCCACCGACAACTTCGACATGAAGATCTTCGACCAGGGCGACTACATCAAGGCCATCCACCAGAAGGTCTATTCGGAACTCATCTCCAAGATCCTCTATCCCAGCGAATCCATCTCGTTTGGCCGCGAGTTGCGGCTCGTCCAGGAATACTTCCTTGTCTTCTGCGCGCTGCGCGACATCACCAGGCGCTTTCTCAAGCAGAACCGCAACATCGAGGAACTGCCGGAATTCACGGCCATCCAGCTCAACGACACCCACCCGGCCCTGGCCGTGGCCGAACTCATGCGCACCCTCGTGGACGAGCGCCGCATCCCCTGGGACCGGGCCTGGAACGTCACCACCCGCACCCTGGCCTTCACCAACCATACGCTCATGCCCGAAGCCCTGGAAATGTGGCCCGTGGAGCTCCTGGGCAAGGTCCTGCCCCGCCACCTCCAGATCATCTACGAGATCAACCGGCGCTTCCTGGAACAGGTCCGCCTGACCTCCAATCCCGGCGACGCGGCCCTGCGCCGGCTCTCGCTCATCGAGGAGTCCGGCGGCAAGCAGGTGCGCATGGCCAACCTGGCCGTGGTCGGTTCCCATTCGGTCAACGGCGTGTCCAGGCTCCACTCGGAGCTGGTCAAAAAGGTGCTCTTCCCGGATTACGCCGCCCTGTGGCCCGGAAAATTCAACAACAAGACCAACGGCATCACCCCGCGCCGCTGGCTGCACATGGCCAATCCGGGCCTGGCCGCCCTCATCGACGAGGCCATCGGCCAGGCCTGGGTCACGGACCTCGAACGCCTGCGGGAACTCGAACCCCTGGCCGAGGACGCGGCCTTCCAGCAACGATTCATGGCCGTCAAACGGGCCAACAAGGAACGGTTGGCCGCCTCCATCGCCAAGACCACCGGCACCACCCTTTCGCCCGACGCCGCCTTCGACATGCAGGCCAAACGCATCCACGAATACAAGCGCCAGCTCTTAAACGCCATGCACGTCATCCACGACTACCTGCGCGTCACCGAGGACGGCTACGTCCCCCCCGCGCCGCGCGTCTACCTCTTCGCCGGCAAGGCCGCGCCCGGCTACTTCGAAGCCAAGGAAATCATCCACCTCATCTGCTGCCTGGCCAGGGTCATCAATGCCGACAAACGGGCCTCGCAGTACATCCAGGTGGTCTTCGCCCCGGATTACCGCGTCTCCCTGGCCGAAAAGCTCATCCCGGCCGCCGACGTCAGCGAACAGATCTCCACCGCCGGCACCGAGGCCTCGGGCACCGGCAACATGAAATTCTCCCTCAACGGCGCCCTGACCATCGGGACCCTCGACGGCGCCAATATCGAAATCCGCGAACACGTGGGCGACGAAAATTTCTACCTCTTCGGGCTCACCACCCCGGAAGTCGAACGCCTGCTGCGCGAAGGCAGCTACGATCCCTGGGAATACTACGGCAAACACCCGGAAATCCGACGCGTCCTGGACGCCCTCTCGGCCGGCCGCTTCTGCCCCGAGGCGCCGACCACCTTCCACTGGATCTTCGAAAAACTCCTCGCCCGAGGCGAACATTACATGCACCTGGCCGATTTCATGTCCTACCTCGAAACCCACGACCGCCTGGGCATGGAATACGCCCGGCCGGACGTCTGGGCCAGAAAGGCCATCCTCAATACCGCCCGCATGGGCTACTTCTCCTCGGACCGTACCATGCGCGAATACGCGCGGGACATCTGGGGCATCAAGCCGGTGCCGCCGAAGTGA